The segment CAGCGGGTTCGCCTTGACCCGCGCCACTTCGGCGCGTGCCGCCGGGATCTGTGCGGCGGGGACTTCCTCCAGCCCCGTCGTGGTGCGGTCCTGCAGCGACAGCCAGCCATCCGCCAGCGTCGCCTTGCGCGCCAGCTGCATGCCCGCGACGGCAGCCGGCAGCGTCTGCTGCCCCTCCAGCGTGAAGCCGGTGCCGCCGTTCGGCAGCTGCCAGCGCCGCTCGACCCAGACGTCGCTCAGCGCCCCGCTGGTCGCCGGGATCGTCTTCCACGCCGTCCGCGCGCGGTTGGGCGCAAAGTTCAGCGACGCTGCGGTGGTGTCGAGTGTCTCGCGTAGACGGCCGCGATCATTGCTCCAGTCCTGATAGGCGACACCCGCCGCCGTTACCGTCACCGTGCCGCCGGCGGCATCGTCCTCCATCTTCTGATCGTAGCTGCTGTGATTGCCGATCACCGCGCTGATCTGCGGATCGAGGAATTCGGCGAGCTTTTCCTGGTCGATCTGCGAACGGGCGCCGCGCAACGCCTCGGCCATCGCGCCGCTATAGACGATCCTGATCGTGAAGAGCTGGGGAAACGCGATGCCCGCGGTGGCGTCGAGCGTCACCGACACCTGCTGGGCCGCGCGCGCGGGCGGCCGCATCGGCATCGCCTCCAGCCCGGCCCCGGCAGCGCGGATCGGCAGCGCAGTCTTGAACGGGGGCACGTCGTCGAGATCCTCGGCGCGCGAGCCGCCCTGGGTCCCGTCCAGCCACAGCGTCTTCCCCGCGATGGTCGCGCGGACGATCACATGGTCGAACGCGCCCGGCGAGGGCAGCCGCGACTCGACAAGGTCGCCCAGTCCGCTGCTCACCAGCGCCGGATCCGCCTCGATATCGAGCGCGCGGAGCAGCGCGACGAGCAGCAGCGTTTTGGCCTTGCAGTCGCCATAGCGCAGCGACCAGGTGTCGGCCGGGGTCTGCGGCCGGTAATTGCCGTTGTCCATGCCGCGGAACAGGTAGCGGACCTGGTCCTGCACCAGCCGCAGCGCCATCGCGGCGCGGGTGCGCGGGTCCTTGCTCGCAGCGGCGATGCGCGAAACTTCGGCGGCGAGCGGGCTGCCCGCGGCAATCGCGCCCTCGCTGCGATAATAGGGCGCCATTTCGCGGGAGATCGCGGCCCAGTCGGGATAGCTGCTCAGCTCGAGCAGCGGCAGCTGCTTGTACCGGGCCGGCGCATCGTCCGGCAGCTCGGCAGGCTTGGGCGCAGGCAGCGGCAGGGTGAGCTCGCGATATCCGCCAGCGATCAGCTTCGCCTCCGCCTTGCTGCGTTCGGCTGATCCGACCACGCCGCCCGAATAGTCGCGCCACGCCAGCGGCACGCCGTCCTTCCACAGCACGCGCGTGCGGCCGAAGCCGAGCTTGGTCGGCGCCGGCACCATCGGGACGATGCTCATCATCTCCTTGCCGAGCACCGGATCCTTGCGGGTGACCGAGAAGGCAACGTCGATCACGTCGCCGACGCGCAGCCCCTCCAGCGCCACGGTGGCGGTGAGCATGCCGTCCAGCGACGCCTGCTCCAGCTTCTGCTCGCGCTGGAGCACGGTGAAGCGGGTGCCCTTGGCGAGCAGATCCACCCGCTCGCCCTTGCGCAGGATCTGCAGCTTGTGGATTATCAGGTCGCCCTTGGCGGGATCCCATTGCAGCGGCAGCGTGCCGCTCTGGGTGAGCGTCTGCGGCGAGGCGATGCGGATCGCGCTTTCGAAATAGATCGCGACCTGGCCGTCCTCGAGCCGCTGCTGCTGGTCGAAGATCTGCAGGATGGGCGCGGCATCGTCGAGCTTGGCGGTATCCACCGCCGGTGCGGGCAGCACCCAGGCCGGCGCCGGCTGGTAGAGCGGCTTGTCCCCGGCATGCGCCACCCCGGCCGTGGACAACAACACGGCCACCAACACTCTACGCCCCCGCATGCAACTCCCCCTCAAATCGAGTGGAGACAGTAGCGCATGCGGGGCGGCGCTCAAGTGCCCTTCCCGTGCGACGAAGCGTTTCCGCTAGCGGCTGTGGTAGAAGTCGTACACCTGCTGCGCGACACCCGCGGAGACCCCCGGCGCCTTCTGCAGATCTTCCAGACTGGCATTGCGTACCGCACGCCCGGTACCGAAGTGCATCAGCAGCGCCTTCTTCCGCGCCGGACCGATGCCGGGCACCTCGTCGAGCGGGCTCGCACCGATCGCCTTGGCGCGCTTGTCGCGGTGCGCGCCGATGACAAAGCGGTGGACCTCGTCGCGCAGGCGCTGGAGGTAGAAGAGCAAGGGCGCGTTGACCGGCAGCATCCGCTCGCTGCCGTCCATCAGGTGGAACACTTCGCGGCCGTCGCGCCCATGGTGCGGGCCCTTGGCGACGCCGACCATGCAGACATCCTCGATTCCCATTTCCTCAAGCACCGCCTTGGCGACGCTCAATTGGCCCTTGCCGCCGTCGAGCAGCACCAGGTCGGGCCAGTCGCCCTGGCTGCGATCGGGGTCCTCGTCCTGCGCGCGGGCGAAGCGGCGGCTGAGCACCTCGCGCATCATCCCGTAATCGTCGCCGGCGATCGTCTCGGGGCGCTTGATGTTGAACTTGCGATACTGGCTCTTGCGGAAGCCCTCGGGCCCCGCGACGATCATCGCGCCCACCGCATTAGTGCCCTGGATATGGCTGTTGTCGTAGACCTCGATCCGGTTGGGCGGCTCGGGCAGGTCGAACAGATCGGCCATTTCGCGGAGCAGCTTGGCCTGCGTCGTGCTCTCGGCAAGGCGGCGATCGAGCGCTTCCTCGGCGTTGCGCTTGGCCTGGTCAAGCAAGCGGCGGCGCGAGCCGCGCTGTGGGACCGACAGCACCACCTTGTGCCCGGCGCGCTCGCTCATGGCCTCGGCGAGCAGGTCCGCTTCGGGCAGCTCGCGATCGACGAACACGTTTCGTGCGGGCGGCACTTCCTCGTAAAATTGCATGAGGAAGGCGGCGAGCACCTCGTCCTCGGGCACGTCCTGGGTGTGGCTGGGGAAGAAGCTGCGATGGCCCCAATTCTGCCCGCCGCGGATGAAGAAGGCCTCAATGCCGATCACGCCGGACTTGGCGGCAAGCGCGAAGATGTCGGCATCGCCGACGCCTTCCGCGTTGATCGCCTGGCTGCCCTGGATGAAGGTGAGCGCCTTCAGCCGGTCGCGCAGGATCGCGGCCAGCTCGAAATCGAGATTTTCCGCCGCCGCTTGCATCTGCTCGCCCAGCCTGGCCTGGACCTTGGTCGAGCGGCCCTGCAGGAAGTCGCGCGCGTCGTTGACCAGCTCGGCATAGCCTTGCTGGTCGATCCGGCCGACGCAGGGTGCCGAGCAGCGGCGGATCTGGTAGAGCAGGCACGGCCGGTCGCGATTGGCGAAGAAGCTGTCAGTGCAGCTGCGCAGCAGGAACAGCTTCTGCAGCGCGTTGAGCGTCTTGCGCACCTGGCCGGCACCGGCGAACGGCCCAAAATAATCGCCCTTGGCCCGCCGCGCGCCGCGATGGAGCTGGACGCGCGCGAAGTCGTGATCCTGGCGCAGCAGGATGAACGGGAACGACTTATCGTCGCGCAGCAGCACATTGTAGGGCGGCCGATAGCGCTTAATCAGCTGCGCCTCGAGCAGCAGCGCCTCGGCCTCGTTGTTGGTCGTGACGATCGTCATCGAGCGGGTCTGCGCGACCATGCGCTGGAGCCGCTTCGACAGGCGATTGACCTGGGTGTAGTTGGTCACCCGGTTCTTCAGCGCGCGCGCCTTGCCTACGTACAGCACGTCGCCGCGGGCATCCTGCATGCGATATACGCCGGGGCGAATGGGCAGCGTCTGCAGCACGTTGCGGATCGCGGCCACACCGGCCTCGAGGTCGGGCGTCTCGGCGCCGCGGACCGCGAAGGTGGCTTTTTCCTCGTTGAATCGATCGGGGGAATTGGGGTCGTTCATTGCCGCCGATGTAGGGGCGGAAGGGGCAGGATGCCACTGCCAGAAACTCCTCCCCCGGTACGGGGAGGGGGGCCAAGGTGCGCAGCGGCTTGGTGGAGGGGCCGCGCCGTCAGGCGCGGGATCCGGTGGTGCACGCGGGGACACCGCCGCTGACGCGGCGGCCCCTCCACCACTCGGCTTCGCCGAGCGGTCCCCCTCCCGGTTCCGGGGAGGAATGTAGGGCTACTGCGCCCCTGCCTCATTCTCCAGCTGATCCACCTGCGCCTCGATCCGGCGCATTGTCTCGTCCGCGCGCACCTTCATGTCGGTAGCGCGGGTGTGATCGTTCGCAGCGTGACGCACGGCCACCACCGCCACAAACGCAGCGAGCGCCAGTGCCACCAGGGCACCGGCGCTCAGCCAGCGATAGGATTTTTGTTCCGCCATCCCCGCCCCATAGCATGGGCGGCGTGGCAGGCCAGCTCAGTTGAGCCGGCCCAGCCCGGCGATGGTCTTGTCGACCAGCGCCTTGTCGGCGTCGGCGCCGTGCTTCTCCGCGATCACCGCGGCAGCGGCGGTCGTGGCGGCATCGGCGGCCTTGGCGCGGATCGCCTGGATCGCGCTGCGCTCGGCAGCGGCGATCTTGTCCTCGGCCATGCGGGTGCGGCGGGCGATCAGCTCGGCCGCATCGGCTTCTGCCTTGGCCTGCATCGCAGCCGCTTCGGCCTGGGCGTTGGCGACGACAGCCTTGGCGTCCGCGTCGGCGGACGCGGTGCGGGCCTTCGCCTCGGCGAGCATCGCCTCGGCTTCCGCGCGCAGCTTCGACGCTTCGTCGAGCTGCGTACGAATCTTGGAAATCTGCTTGTCGAGCATGGTGCTGACCATGCTCGGCACCTTCTTGACGAGGATGATCAAGACCACCGCCAGCATCGACAGCGCGACGAAACCCGGCGCGGTGATGCCGAACACTGCCGGCTCATGATGGAGTTCCACGGTACCGACCTCGGCGTTGAGGGAATGAGCTTGTTCAGCCATGGGCAAGCGCCGCCTTCACCTTCTGTTCGACGCTGACGCGGTCGACCGCGACGCCCGACACGCGGGCGACGATCGCCTCGACCGCCTCGACGGTCGCCGCTTCGATCTCGCCGATCGCCGCCTGCTCGCGCTCGGCGATCGAGCGGGTCGCGTCGGCCAGCCGTGCTTCATCGGCTGCATGCGCGGCCTTGAGCTTGGCTTCGGTGGCGGTTGCCGCCTGTGCCTTGGCGCCGGCGGTCACCCGCAGCGCCTCGGCACGGGCAGCTTCCAGCCCCGCCTGGTAGGCCTCGTCCGCAGCCTTGGCGGCGTCGCGCGCCGCCTCGGCTGCCGCGAGGTCGCCGCTGATGCGGGCGGAACGATCTTCCATCGTCCGCTCGATCTTCGGGACCATCGCCTTGCCGATCCCGAAGTAGATCAGGGCAAATACGATCGCGAGCCAGAAGACCTGCGAAGCGTAGATCTCCGAAATCTGATCTAACTGGGGCATCGGCCGAGGCCTCCGTTCTGCTTACTTGACGACGAAGAGGATCAGGATCGCGACGACGAACGCGATCAGGCCCAGCAGTTCCGACGCGGCGAAACCGATGAACAGGCGGCCCTGCTGGCCGTCAGCCGCACCCGGGTTGCGCAGCGCGCCTTCGAGGAACGAACCGAACACGTTGCCCACGCCGAGCGCGGCAAGGCCGATACCGATCGCAGCCAGGCCGGCACCGATGTACATTGCACCCAGATCAGTCATTTCTAGCTCCCTAGATAATCTTAAAAATTCAGAACGAAACGGATCGACTTAGTGCAGGTGCACCGCGTCGTGGAGATACAGCGAGGTCAGCAGCGCGAACACATAGGCCTGGATCGCGCAGACCAGCAGCTCGAGCGCGCTGACGCCAACGATCATGAGGAAGCTCAGCACCCCGACCAGGCCGCCCAGCGCCGTGTGGCTGCCGAAGCCCTGGACGACGAAGCTGCCGAACACCTCGAGCAGGATGTGCCCGGCGGTCATCGCGACAAACAGTCGCAGGCCGAGCGAGAACGGACGCACCAGGAACGAGATCAGCTCGACGGGCACGATCACCGGCATCAGCCACACCGGCGCGCCGTGCGGCACGAACAGCGAGAAGAACTTGAAGCCGTGCTTGATCAGGCCGACCGCGAGGACGATGCCGAACGAGAAGAAGGCAAGCACCGCGGTAACGGTGATGTGGCTGGTCACCGCGAAGGTGTGCAGCCCCGGCAGGATCGCCAGCGGCAGCACGCCGACCAGGTTCGCGAACAGGATGAAGAAGAACAGCGAGAAGATGTACGGCGCGAACTTCTTGCCGCCCTTGCCGATGTTCACATTCACCATCGAGTCGATGAACCCGACCGCGCCTTCCACCATCAGCTGCCACTTGCCCGGGATCAGCTTGCGCTGCAGGCCGCCCACCATGAAGATGAACAGCAGCGCGGCGACCACGAACATGAACAGCGCCGAGTTGGTGAAGGAGATGTCATAGCCGAACAGGTCGATATGCCGGCCCAGTACGGGCTCGACCTTGAACTGCTCCATCGGATCGATTTTGCCGGCGCTCACTCTGCGCGCTCCTTCGAAATCTTGTAGATGTTGCGAAACGCCACGATCACGCTGAGCACCAGCAGGATCAAGAGCCCCCAGGGGCTCGTTCCCAGCCAGCGATCCAGCGCGAAGCCGATCACCCCGCCGCCCAGCGGTGCGCCGATCAGTTCGGCGAGCACCCGCGAGCCCTGCTTATAGCCCTTTTCGGGCTTGCGCACCGGCGTCTGCCCCTCGCGCACCGCCGCCTTCGCATCGGCGATGCGTCGGTCGAGGTCGGAACGGATAGGGTCGTCAGACAAAGCGAGCACGGCGATCCAGATATGAAAAAGCCGCCACGCATCGGGCGGGCGACAAACAGCATCGCCAGCCGATGGCCGCGACGTGATGGCGCTTTAGGAAGACCAAACGACCGAGTCAACCGTTGCAGCATGCTGCGGTTCATTGCCGTTTCATGCGCGGCCCAGGCCTTCGCATCCGCAGAAATCCGCCAATTACGTCCGTTGCGGTGCAACAGGCTGGCGTTCGAGGGGCCTGCGCGCGACCTATTCGTTCCGGCGGATTGCAGGGCATCCGCCGCACCTGCATAGTCGCAGGGATGTCCGACGAGGCTCCCGACAACAGCGGCCACCGCTCAAGGCTGCGCAAGCGCCTGTTCGAGGGCGGGCCGGAGGCGCTGCTCGACCATGAGCTGGTCGAATATCTGCTGGCGCTGACCATCCCGCGCAAGGACACCAAGCCGCTCGCCAAGACGCTGCTCAAGGAGTTTGGCGGCCTGCCCGGCCTGCTCGCCGCCGATGCCGATGCGATGCTGCGGATCGAGGGCATCAAGGACACCCAGATCGCCGCGCTCAAGGCGGTGCATGCGGCTGCGCTGCGGCTGCTCCAGGCGCGGTTGCGCGAACAGCCGGTGCTGGCCAACTGGCAGGCGCTACTCGACTATCTGCGCGCCGACATGGCGCCGCACGCGATCGAGCGGGTGCGCGTGCTCCACCTCAACACCCGCAACATGCTGATCCGCGACGAGCTGATGAACGAGGGCTCGATCGACGAGGCGCCGCTCTATGTCCGCCAGGTGATCGCCCGCGCGCTGCACCTGGGCTCGGCGGCGCTGATCCTGGTCCACAACCACCCCTCGGGCGACCCGAGCCCCAGCCGCGCCGACATCGACGTGACGCGCAAGGTCGCCGAAGCGGGCAAGCCGCTCGGTATCGTGGTGCACGACCACATCATCATCGGCAGCGAAGGCCATGCCAGCCTGCGGGCGAAGGGGCTGATCTAGGACGTTCGGACACGCTCAGAGCAGGAGCGTTTCCTCCCCCGCCAGGGGGAGGAAACGCTATGGGCTTCGGCCCTACTTCTTCCGCTTGAAGTCCACCGACACGACGTTCGAGCCATCCTCGGCGGGCTTGGCCACCGGACCGTCGCCGTCATTCTCGGCGTCGTCATGCTCGTGCGGCTCGGGGCCGTCGGGGCCCTCGGTCGCCTGGAAGCGCAGCTCGAAATTCACCGCCGGATCGTGGAAGCCGGTGATCGCCGCGAACGGGATCGTCAGGATCGACGGGATCTGGTTGAAGCTGAGCCCCACCGAGAATTTCCGGTCGTCCACCGTCAGGTCCCAGTAGCGGTGCTGGAGGACGATGGTCATCTCGTCCGGGAATCGCTCCATCAGCCGCTGCGGGATGTCGACTCCCGGCGCCTGCGTCTTGAAGGTGATGTAGAAATGATGCGCGCCCGGCAGGCCGCCCGACTGCGCCACCGAGCCGAGCACACGGCCCACCACGGCGCGCAGGGCTTCCTGCACGATCTCGTCATACGGAATCAAACTATCGGGCACGGAGGCATTCATGCCCCTTGGGTAGCGGATCGAAAATTGCGGTCAAGATTGCATGCGTCGCTATCGGCGTTATGTGCACCCCCATGCGCACCGCGACGATCAGCCGGAAGACCAGCGAAACCTCGATCGACGTCACCGTCAACCTCGACGGCACCGGCGTCTACAACATCAGCACGGGCATCGGATTCTTCGATCACATGCTCGAACAGCTCAGCCGCCACGGCCTGATCGACATGGATGTGAAGACGGTGGGTGACCTCCATATCGACCAGCACCACACGGTGGAGGATACCGGGCTCGCGATCGGTGAGGCCGTTGCAAAGGCGCTGGGCGACAAGAAGGGCATCCGCCGCTACGCCGACGCGCTGTCGCCGATGGACGAGACGCTGACCCGCGTCGCCATCGACATTTCCGGCCGCCCCTATCTCGTCTGGAAGACCGAATTCTCGCAGAAGAAGCTCGGCGAAATGGACACCGAGATGTTCGAACACTGGTTCCACAGCTTTGCCCAGACCGCGGGGCTGACGCTGCACGTCGAGACTTTGTACGGCAGCAACAACCACCATATCGCCGAAGCCGCGTTCAAGGGCCTGGCCCGCGCGCTGCGCGAGGCGGTGGAGATCGATCCGCGCAAGGCGGATGCCATCCCGTCGACCAAGGGAGTGCTGTGATGATCCTCGTGCTGCTGACCTACAAGGTGGATATCGCCCAGATCGACGAACTGCGCCCCGCGCATGTCGACTGGCTCAAGCAGGGCGTCACCGACGGCCGCCTGCTGGTTGCCGGCCGCAAGGTGCCGGTGACCGGCGGCTTCTTCATGGCGCGCGGCACGCTTGAAGAAGTGAAGGCCTGGGCCGCGGGCGATCCCTTCGCCACTGCCGGTGCGGCGGAATATGAATTCATCGAAGTCGCCCCGAGCATCCTCGCACCGGGGCTGGAAGCGCTCGGCCAGTGACCGTCGCGCTGATCGATTACGGCGCGGGCAACCTCCATTCGGTGCACAATGCGCTGAAGGCGGCGGGTGCTGCCGATATCGCAGTGACGGCGGACCCGGCGGTGGTGCTGCGCGCCGACCGGGTGGTGTTGCCCGGCGTCGGCGCGTTCGGCGCCTGTGCGTCGGGCCTGCGTGCGCTGCCCAGCATGATCGAGGCGCTGGAAACCCGCGTGCTGCGTGACGCGGTGCCGTTCCTCGGCGTGTGCGTCGGCATGCAGTTGCTAGCCACGACCGGCGAAGAACTCGGCAGCCATGCCGGGCTCGGCTGGATCCCCGGCACCGTCCGCCAATTGCCTGCCAGCCCGGAACTGCGCGTGCCGCATATGGGCTGGAACGATGTGGTCCCGACGGTCGACCATCCGCTGATCGAGCGCGGCGAGGCCTATTTCCTCCACAGCTTCGCCTTTGACGGCGAGGCGGTGCTCGCCACCACCGAACATGGCGGCCCGGTGACCGCCGCGATCGGCCGCGACAACATCGTCGGCCTGCAGTTCCACCCGGAA is part of the Sphingomonas sp. genome and harbors:
- a CDS encoding DUF3857 domain-containing protein — encoded protein: MAVLLSTAGVAHAGDKPLYQPAPAWVLPAPAVDTAKLDDAAPILQIFDQQQRLEDGQVAIYFESAIRIASPQTLTQSGTLPLQWDPAKGDLIIHKLQILRKGERVDLLAKGTRFTVLQREQKLEQASLDGMLTATVALEGLRVGDVIDVAFSVTRKDPVLGKEMMSIVPMVPAPTKLGFGRTRVLWKDGVPLAWRDYSGGVVGSAERSKAEAKLIAGGYRELTLPLPAPKPAELPDDAPARYKQLPLLELSSYPDWAAISREMAPYYRSEGAIAAGSPLAAEVSRIAAASKDPRTRAAMALRLVQDQVRYLFRGMDNGNYRPQTPADTWSLRYGDCKAKTLLLVALLRALDIEADPALVSSGLGDLVESRLPSPGAFDHVIVRATIAGKTLWLDGTQGGSRAEDLDDVPPFKTALPIRAAGAGLEAMPMRPPARAAQQVSVTLDATAGIAFPQLFTIRIVYSGAMAEALRGARSQIDQEKLAEFLDPQISAVIGNHSSYDQKMEDDAAGGTVTVTAAGVAYQDWSNDRGRLRETLDTTAASLNFAPNRARTAWKTIPATSGALSDVWVERRWQLPNGGTGFTLEGQQTLPAAVAGMQLARKATLADGWLSLQDRTTTGLEEVPAAQIPAARAEVARVKANPLRLVAPADLPPRWAAITAAKQGIRLKPIFEAYAKAIAATPDDPDNYTNRAWFYETLYEREGAIADLGKAIELAPTADTLLRRAQAYYALRQDDKALADVQAALELEPDSAGATAFSATLKRDKGQLDEARALIEARIDQGGEKKLGWQMQLADLLAEAGKVDDAVAVLDEAIAAAPRNASLLNSRCWIRATHNVAIPQALQDCTSAVELSSSAAAIIDSRAMVYFRMGKLDAAQTDLDAALQANPEQASSLYMRGVIGKRTKAKDADAYLAAARMIEPRIDEQFGRYGIKP
- the uvrC gene encoding excinuclease ABC subunit UvrC, with the protein product MNDPNSPDRFNEEKATFAVRGAETPDLEAGVAAIRNVLQTLPIRPGVYRMQDARGDVLYVGKARALKNRVTNYTQVNRLSKRLQRMVAQTRSMTIVTTNNEAEALLLEAQLIKRYRPPYNVLLRDDKSFPFILLRQDHDFARVQLHRGARRAKGDYFGPFAGAGQVRKTLNALQKLFLLRSCTDSFFANRDRPCLLYQIRRCSAPCVGRIDQQGYAELVNDARDFLQGRSTKVQARLGEQMQAAAENLDFELAAILRDRLKALTFIQGSQAINAEGVGDADIFALAAKSGVIGIEAFFIRGGQNWGHRSFFPSHTQDVPEDEVLAAFLMQFYEEVPPARNVFVDRELPEADLLAEAMSERAGHKVVLSVPQRGSRRRLLDQAKRNAEEALDRRLAESTTQAKLLREMADLFDLPEPPNRIEVYDNSHIQGTNAVGAMIVAGPEGFRKSQYRKFNIKRPETIAGDDYGMMREVLSRRFARAQDEDPDRSQGDWPDLVLLDGGKGQLSVAKAVLEEMGIEDVCMVGVAKGPHHGRDGREVFHLMDGSERMLPVNAPLLFYLQRLRDEVHRFVIGAHRDKRAKAIGASPLDEVPGIGPARKKALLMHFGTGRAVRNASLEDLQKAPGVSAGVAQQVYDFYHSR
- a CDS encoding ATPase encodes the protein MPQLDQISEIYASQVFWLAIVFALIYFGIGKAMVPKIERTMEDRSARISGDLAAAEAARDAAKAADEAYQAGLEAARAEALRVTAGAKAQAATATEAKLKAAHAADEARLADATRSIAEREQAAIGEIEAATVEAVEAIVARVSGVAVDRVSVEQKVKAALAHG
- a CDS encoding F0F1 ATP synthase subunit C gives rise to the protein MYIGAGLAAIGIGLAALGVGNVFGSFLEGALRNPGAADGQQGRLFIGFAASELLGLIAFVVAILILFVVK
- a CDS encoding F0F1 ATP synthase subunit A — encoded protein: MSAGKIDPMEQFKVEPVLGRHIDLFGYDISFTNSALFMFVVAALLFIFMVGGLQRKLIPGKWQLMVEGAVGFIDSMVNVNIGKGGKKFAPYIFSLFFFILFANLVGVLPLAILPGLHTFAVTSHITVTAVLAFFSFGIVLAVGLIKHGFKFFSLFVPHGAPVWLMPVIVPVELISFLVRPFSLGLRLFVAMTAGHILLEVFGSFVVQGFGSHTALGGLVGVLSFLMIVGVSALELLVCAIQAYVFALLTSLYLHDAVHLH
- a CDS encoding AtpZ/AtpI family protein codes for the protein MLALSDDPIRSDLDRRIADAKAAVREGQTPVRKPEKGYKQGSRVLAELIGAPLGGGVIGFALDRWLGTSPWGLLILLVLSVIVAFRNIYKISKERAE
- the radC gene encoding RadC family protein; the encoded protein is MSDEAPDNSGHRSRLRKRLFEGGPEALLDHELVEYLLALTIPRKDTKPLAKTLLKEFGGLPGLLAADADAMLRIEGIKDTQIAALKAVHAAALRLLQARLREQPVLANWQALLDYLRADMAPHAIERVRVLHLNTRNMLIRDELMNEGSIDEAPLYVRQVIARALHLGSAALILVHNHPSGDPSPSRADIDVTRKVAEAGKPLGIVVHDHIIIGSEGHASLRAKGLI
- a CDS encoding SspB family protein gives rise to the protein MNASVPDSLIPYDEIVQEALRAVVGRVLGSVAQSGGLPGAHHFYITFKTQAPGVDIPQRLMERFPDEMTIVLQHRYWDLTVDDRKFSVGLSFNQIPSILTIPFAAITGFHDPAVNFELRFQATEGPDGPEPHEHDDAENDGDGPVAKPAEDGSNVVSVDFKRKK
- the hisB gene encoding imidazoleglycerol-phosphate dehydratase HisB → MRTATISRKTSETSIDVTVNLDGTGVYNISTGIGFFDHMLEQLSRHGLIDMDVKTVGDLHIDQHHTVEDTGLAIGEAVAKALGDKKGIRRYADALSPMDETLTRVAIDISGRPYLVWKTEFSQKKLGEMDTEMFEHWFHSFAQTAGLTLHVETLYGSNNHHIAEAAFKGLARALREAVEIDPRKADAIPSTKGVL
- a CDS encoding YciI family protein, whose translation is MILVLLTYKVDIAQIDELRPAHVDWLKQGVTDGRLLVAGRKVPVTGGFFMARGTLEEVKAWAAGDPFATAGAAEYEFIEVAPSILAPGLEALGQ
- the hisH gene encoding imidazole glycerol phosphate synthase subunit HisH codes for the protein MTVALIDYGAGNLHSVHNALKAAGAADIAVTADPAVVLRADRVVLPGVGAFGACASGLRALPSMIEALETRVLRDAVPFLGVCVGMQLLATTGEELGSHAGLGWIPGTVRQLPASPELRVPHMGWNDVVPTVDHPLIERGEAYFLHSFAFDGEAVLATTEHGGPVTAAIGRDNIVGLQFHPEKSQRYGIALLERFLAWKP